Below is a genomic region from Rana temporaria chromosome 3, aRanTem1.1, whole genome shotgun sequence.
ttggcaagattctcttgccggccgtgtatacacacacaccattccaaagaaccgccgttcttttgaatagcATTAActtggtgacgtcatcgactatgacgagcatgcgctcgtcacatttgatgccgacgccaccatcttgcttcgccctacctatgccttggaagctatcgcgcatgcgtcaaagtcattttgagcatgtgcaggtttccacggtgacaggtaagtatacagacgctcaggtttcttcttttttacatttttgtggaCTTGGACATTGTTTTGCTAAACTACTCTAATCCAGCCCCTATCCTACTCCCCACAACCAAAAGACTAATGATTTATTAGTAAAAGAGTTAGGAGATCTAATTATACTCCTTGAGATAACACAAGGACTGGACAACTTTGGATTTGGCATAATCACcatgtttttttcacttattgAACAGGTATAACAAAACATGTTTGTGGTATAATAAACATAACAAAATAgtgcaaataagagaagttcattgttatagtttgCATACACTTTTAAGGGTTTAATTATTAAAAATTTGCTGTGGGAATGTCTCAAGCATTTGCAGAGACATGCAGTAGTTTCAGTGGGGAACATtgattcaaaaaactattagataagcacctgaacaaccacaacatacaggaatgtacaatgtaatactgacatataatcacacacataggttggacttcatGGAGCTCCATATGGTGGTTACAATGTGGTATTTACCTGATTAAAGTATTAGTTAACATTTAGGGAAATTAGGGGATTATTTGTTATAGCTCTGTAAATGCATAcagcattttttataaatatattattattattattattattattattattattattattattattattattattattattattattatacaggatttatatagcaccaacagtttgcacagcacttgacggcaacatgagggcagagagtacagttacaatgcaatTCAATAAAGGCAGAATCAAAGGACCCTGCTCATTAGAACTTACAATCTACgatggagggtcaagtgatacaaaaggtaataactattTGGGATgacctgatggagaaaataaaagtacagttgttaagtaggggcagaataggcttctctgaagaggagggttttcaggaaaCATCTAAAACCAAagagagtaggagatagtcggacagattggggtagggagttccacagGATAGGAGAGACTTGGGAAAATAGACACCTTGTGCCCTGTatgaaaattccgacagcaaaagtccgatgtgagcttttgaatggaaattccaaccgtgtgtatgctccattggagttttgctgttggaatttctgccagaaaaagattgagagctggttctcaaatttttggacagaaaaaattcctatcggaaaatccgattgtctgtagcaattctgaagtgcaaaattccgacgcatgctcggaaacaattcaacgtatactcagaagcattgaacataATTTTCTCGCCTTGATGtaatgttgtacatcaccgcattcttgacagtcAAAAgtccagagaacttttgtgtgagcgtgtgtatgcaagccaagcttgagcggaattccgtctgaaaaaccatccaagatttttccgatggaaaatctgatcgtgtgtacggggcataagggtcaTGTTGTGTTACTAGGCTACATGGATGTTTGTAAACTATTTTACTTACTCATGATTTTTGTATAGAAAACACAACACCAAACACTGCCAGCAGTGCCAGCACACTTCTCAGTAGCAGAAACCAATCTAAGGTATCATTAGTTCTAATTTCTAATActaatttgtgtttgtttgttttttgttacacaAAGGCATCACATAAGAACAATACCACAGTTATTTTCCTTCTGGGGTTCCATGACATGGGCAGATTTAATGTATTGCTCTTCATCTTGCTGCTTATCGTTTACTGTGTGACAATATGTGGCAACTCCTTGATCATCACACTGGTGTCCATCAGCAAGAACCTTCACTCTCCCATGTACTTCTTCCTCACCCAACTATCCATAGCTGACATCTTGTTGACTACAGATATTTCCCCTTTCATGCTAAATATTGTACTACATGAAGGGACCTCCATATCTTTTCCTGGATGTATTACTcagctttattttttcattttagctgaggGTTTCGAATGTCTTCTTCTGACGATGATGTCCTACGACCGCTACCTGGCTATTTGTTCTCCATTGTATTATTCCTCCATTATGAACCACATGCTTTGCATTAAATTAATTGTTGCCTCTTGGTTCTTAGGCTCTTTGGTTGCACTGATTCTGGTACATGGAATAGCTCAACTATATTTCTGCAGGTCAAATACGATTGACCATTTCTTCTGTGATTTTTACCCTGTGATGGACATTTCTTGCTCAGATATGTCTTTGCCTCAAATAGAAGCCCCCTTATTGTGCTTTCTCGTGATTGTCCTGCCATTCTTTGTGATAGTAATTTCATATGTGTGTATTGTTTTAACCATAATAAAAATATCTTCCAGCTCTGGAAAACTAAAATCCTTCTCAACGTGTAGCTCCCACCTGACAGTGGTGTCCATATTTTATGGGACTCTAATTGCCACATACATAATTCCAAATGAAGGACAGACAAAGATTCTCAGTAAAACGTTGGCATTTCTATACACTGTGTTCACCCCACTACTAAATCCTTTTATATACAGTTTGAGGAATGAAGACATTAAAGAAGCTTTAAGAAGAATCATATATAAGCAAAATGCTTCCTATTCAAAGACTTGAATGAAACATACGAAACAACTTGATGTATAAACTTTTTCTAATAATCCCCAAGCATTACCATAACATTTTCTATGGGCCTATGCAGTTGacttatttatgtgtttatattaAAACAAATTAATTAATCAATAAAGTTAGGTAACTAATTCACCAAcagttgtgttttaaaaaaattgtatttccccaaaaaattgttgTTCTTGTTAAAATGTAAATTATTacatattatcattattattcatgttttatatagcaccaacagtttgtgcagcactttataaaatagagggagatagtacaattacaatacaattcatggagcttacattctaaagggtgggggggggtgctacaAAAAGTCATGGCTACAGGGAATGATCTGATGGAGGTGGTTGAAGCACCATTTTTAGCTGGAtgtggggtaggcttccctgaataaattcaATAAAGGATCACCTAAAAGTGGACAGGGCAGGAGCTAACTGGCCAtactggggtagggagttccaaaggacaGAGGAGGTTCTCAAGAGGTCCTGAAGGCGATCATGGGTAgaggtgacgagggagctagagagcaagatGTCTTCGGTGGAGCAGAGTGGACAATTTTGGCAATATCttgagatgaggttggtgatgtagctggggtcaATGTTATGAATGCTTTGTACAttgtagttaatttttttttctttacaatgggctattggaagccagtgaagggattggcagagagggcagCAGCCACAGATGGGTTAGTGAGGTGTATAAGTATAGCAGCAGCATTtatgatagactgaagggggtaGCCTGTAAAGATAGCCGgcaagaagggagttgcagtagccAAGGCGGGAGATAATCAGGGAGTGAATAAGTTGTTTTTTGGTGTCATTAGTTAAGAAGGGGGAAATTCTGGAACTGTTATGGAGGCTAAGGTAGCAAGATTTAGAAGGTGATTGGATACGGGCCTTGAAGGAGAGGTCAGAATTTAGGATTAAACCTAACACCttggatacatttgtattcaATACGTTTactgacagccaaatttgaaaggaaattacatTAACTATAATTTATTGGGTTAGTAATTATTAGTTAAAACAggaaaaacaatcagcgcaaacaacCAATGtgaataaacaaaatgaaatgtTAGCTGAACACAAATAGGTAATCACAAGCCTATAGAAACAATACAAAACAATGGAtatgtgcagcgcaaataaagtaataaatgaaACAGTGATATACAAAtcacaaaacatatatatatatatatatatatatatatatatatatatatatatatatatatatatatatatatatatataatataaaagtccCCAATAGTAAGACCAAGGTAAGGATGAAGTCCCTCGTGAAGAAGGTGAGTTTGAATCTTCTACTGGTGAGCATGACAACAGAATcctccaccacacacacacaatgtgcttaccagaaaagGTGGACCTCTCTGTGGGAGAAGGTCATGTGAACATGTATCCAACAAGGGATAATACGAAATTATCCATGCAGCAGGAGTGTCTCCAAACAGGTGAGAGCCCTAGTTTTGCTGCTCACCTGTTTGGAGACACTCCTGCTGCATGGATCATTTCATATTATCCCTTATTGGATACATGTTCACATGACCTTCTCCCACAGAGAggtccatcttttctggtaagcacattgtCCATTGTGTGGAGGATTCTGTTGTCATGCTCACCAGCAGAGGATTCAAACTCACCTTCTTCACAAGGGACTTTATCCTTACCTTGGTCTTACTATTgggacttatatatatatatatatatatatatatatatatatatatatatatatatatatatatatatatatatatatgttgtgatTTGCATATCGCTGTTTCATTTATTAGTTTATTTCCGCTGCACATACCCATTGTTTTGgtaattattagttagttagttagttagttagttagttagttaattagttattcttttgaattttggtattttctttcttatttttggattttcggatTTTCTAATTTAAGAATGTTCTAATTTAAGAATTTACAAATGTTCTAATTtacaaattgcgatcataacgaatgacccaaaaaaaaaaaaaaaaaaacacatttttcagcagtgcatatgtctagcatgcaatgccaagatgCAGCAAGCAATACCAGCAGACTGTTATCATGTATTAAAAAAAGGGTATTTACACAAGAGATACAGCTCTAACTTTTTCACTTTACAAAGCTCTGGTACTCAGCAAGAACATCCTTGAACTGAAGAGagttcagagaagggcaacaaagctaatacggGGACTGGAAGACTTCAGGTCTGAGGAATGACTACCACCAGTAAACCTACTCTCCCTGGAGAAgaaatgcttgagaggggatattatTGCCATATTCAAATATCGATGATTCTAGAATTAGGAAAAAATGGTTCAGTCTCAGGTCGCTTAACTCCTTCACGCCGACTTAACACATATATTCAGCCtcactggactgggctttttgTTCTGGGGCCAAGGTCTCTCCTGAACTAAAGATCAGTACCCGGAACTACTGATTCCgggtcacctgatcactgtgGAAGCTTCTGATTGGTCATCCATGGACTCGTGGACCTTTGGCAGTGCATAAAATATTGGCACTTTTGGTAAGTCCACCTTGAGGAATTCAACAGTGTCTTTGTCAATGAAATTAATTCAAGAATGGCAAACAGTCTTTTTTGATCACTTTCCTGGTTGATGATAGGGATGGGAGTATACAATTGTCTATTGTTGAGTATTCGTTGACACATTCTCAAATATTTTAATGTCTATTGTAATGCAGATCTTTCATTCTGTGTTAGGTTATCCTGTTGGAGTTGCTCCCATCTCAATCTCCTCATATCATTTGTGACTGCTCGTACAAAGAAGGCTACTTCTGCaactgaagatgggggggggcagaaaatatacagctaaatttaaaataaattattattttttgggcgagttttcctttgataataaaaaaatcagtagatatccattaccatttaccacctaaggccctgtacacacgatcgaacatgtctgctgatactggttcgcagaccagtttcagcagacagatctgaccatgtgtacagcctagcagacaggtttccagcagacaaaagttttaaaacatgctttaaaacgtatctgctggaaacccgtccgtccgacatgtccgctggttagtacgcttaACCAGTGGAGTGAAATCTCCTGCATGCGCCGAatggattcaacgcatgcgtggaagcattttacttcctggtttgcagacgcggcggcgtcaacgtcactgcCACGTCACGGCGctgtctgtccgcagggattttggtttgatggtgtgtacaaccatcagaccaaaatctcctagcagacatgtccgatgaaaacggtccgcggaccgttttcatcggacatgttcgagcgtgtgtacagggccttacgaatagacatgtgcacaacacaacatttcatttttgtttttgatttgtttCGTCTTGTTCCGTAGGTtcataaagattcgtaattttgtaatatgcaagttttcctatttggaccCTTTCGtcatttcgtaacagttttattttcgtttatactgaatgattcgtaattctgtctaatttattttcgttgattcgaaattcgtaattttgttagataatcatttttgtttaatggattcgtaattttgtattttctttcgcaatctcgtattttagtttaattttcaacacgcggctaatccatattaggatagactttctcttaacctccctggcggtatgattctgtcagaaaaaacatgctaaaagcggtaccattatttgcaaggaaatttggcgttttatattgtaggtctgtaatttttagaaataactcacttaaatctgaccaaacaagattctaataggcatcccaggtatgacatttttttaaaaacaaaattataaattataatataataaataattataaataattataacaaataataatataattataataaaaattattcaataatgtaatcaaatcaaaatcactgaaatttgctcagttgcagaattgttgctgtcattatttattttttttttatgacgaatttccccacaaatcgctatcgcacaattctgcaagtgattataatttattatcgctgttttttagctgatctaaaacaatttttgacataaagggacacttttggttgctatggacaatctacagtttgcagggagaaagaaacgtttttattatataaaatgacatgcatgacacaggacagaccactagggacaaggggtgtgtgttttttttacatacagtactgtaatctataagattacagtatactgtatgtaatgtgtttgtttacttttttgaatttggcgccgttctccgtccccgtgcgtcgtaacgtcgcagggaacggagatcggcgtcacacggaggcactgtgtgaatcgagcgaggtcccactcgctcacacagcgcggtggcatcgctggatccagggacaaggtaagtaacttgtgcctgtggatctagcgaggcaagcccgagtctgactcggggtttccgctcgcagcaggaaaatctaaccccgtgtcagactcgggaagaccgccaggcaggttaagcctcgtacacacggtctgactttttgccaacaaacttcaaaattagcattTTCCAAAAAGATCCGACGTGTGTACGCTCCAccagacaaacttttttggtttcaacTCCCTTCgggcaaaaatccacagaaaagtctgatcgtgtgtacgaggctttacactctcCTACAgtatgtgactcagcacaaaagagacaagctgattggctaagatattaaagtggaggttcaccctataacacatttctaacactatatgcagcccagttctgcaaataaaatgacactgacctttttttatttttttcctgtagatatcgtttagccatagaattcaccgcggcttccgggtagggaatcccgcgggagtgggcattcctattgacatgccaattgattgacatgctaaatgacggcgcacacagcacatcacgacttcccgaaagaagctcgggtcggctcggctctattcggcgccggtgcgcaggcgccgaatagagccgagctgactcgagcttccttcgggaagtcgtgatgtGCTGTGTGCGccatcgtttagcatgtcaatcaattgacatgtcaataggaacgcccactcccgcgggattccctacccggaagccgcggtgaattctatggctaaacgatatctacaggggaaaaaaaaaggtcagtgtcattttatttgcagaactgggctggatatagtgttagaaattttttatagggtgaacctccactttaagtaagatacatcactcactaactacactgcccattcgaaagaacaatACAAGTACAcacatttacgaacagacaaagaaacggatttacaaaacacacaaatgaaaatacgaacagacaaaggatttaaaatacagaatgcaTATCGTTCTTTATTGATGTTATTTTTCGTTCTTTCGCTTTTtcagtgtttcgtattttagtaagattgtccaatcgtacgttcgtattttcgcttgttcgttatttggcttattcgtaattccgtaattttcgtattttggttctttcagctttacggatgttcgaattgatccgaatgtacgaatactaacaaatttgtatgaaaatccatttgttacaaaCGGcaacgcacatgtctactaatgAAAGCCCAAGTTGTCCAGGTAAAATTCACCTGaatacacaaagtagttgtgatgatatttaCAGTTTtattaacacatgtcaaagttgcaaaactgtgcttaggcattaaagtgatactaaagctttgttgttgttttttttaaataacaaacatgtcatacttacctccaatgtgcagcttgttttgtacAAAGTGGCCCCAAacgccgtcttctggggtccctcgccggctcctcgcatcagataaccccctaggagaagcgctctctttggggttaccttgcgggcgcgctcccgtgtctgCGCCTGTGGATctttggattttattgacagcagtggaagccaatggctgagctgctatcaatctatcctatCAAGACCCGAGAACCCTGCGCAGAAAGACTGTGCATCCTCGCTGGGGGGGCGGcgactgccagaagttttttcaccccggcccatttacactacgccaccgtaacttagagcgcaagttctttctgaatacgggacctgccgctctaagttacggcggcgtagtgtatctgagatacactacgcccgcctaaagataggcgattctctctgaatctggcccattttttggtaaaaaaaaatgcaataagtgtatattgattggtttgcgcaaaaggtatagcgtctacaaaatagggaatatatttatggcatttttattattaatttactagtaatgacattatggtggacacatcggacacttttgacattattttgagaccattgtcatttatacagcgatcctatatgcattaaggtgaaaaaacatcagggtttacaacccctttaacattagcaaatgtgtgcaactgttGGACaagacaatttgttttttttcaggctggctggtaagttgagctaatatatatatatatatatatatatatatatatatatatatatatatatatatatatatatatatatatttatatttttttttgattgacATGCATCGCCCTTCCATGAACTCCTTTCTGTTAAGGTCAGTTATATGTTGGGGTGGTTGTCGTTGTTTTGTACTCACTTTGATGGTTGCATTGATACCTCTCATGTGTGGAGCAATTTATGCTCACATACATATGCTTGCCCTACACTGCATatgttatttttcttattttttcattactattttaattttttgtcatTTAGCTTTATTATTATCACAAGTAGGCTAAAAAGAATCCAATGTAATAacatgggcaggtgacaggtctccCCTGCCCTTCACTGCAGCTAATAAAGCACAgatcttgcttaaccacttcagctctggaagatttggctgcttaatgaccgggccattttttgcgatgcggcattgcgtcgctttaactgacaattgtgcaatcgtgcaacgttgtacccaaacaaaattgatgtccctttttccccttaaatagagctttcttttggtggtatttgatcacctttgcatttttttttgcgctataaacaaaacacaaaaaaggagtgtcaattttgaaaa
It encodes:
- the LOC120930721 gene encoding olfactory receptor 1468-like; the encoded protein is MQFNKGRIKGPCSLELTIYDGGSSDTKENTTPNTASSASTLLSSRNQSKVSLVLISNTNLCLFVFCYTKASHKNNTTVIFLLGFHDMGRFNVLLFILLLIVYCVTICGNSLIITLVSISKNLHSPMYFFLTQLSIADILLTTDISPFMLNIVLHEGTSISFPGCITQLYFFILAEGFECLLLTMMSYDRYLAICSPLYYSSIMNHMLCIKLIVASWFLGSLVALILVHGIAQLYFCRSNTIDHFFCDFYPVMDISCSDMSLPQIEAPLLCFLVIVLPFFVIVISYVCIVLTIIKISSSSGKLKSFSTCSSHLTVVSIFYGTLIATYIIPNEGQTKILSKTLAFLYTVFTPLLNPFIYSLRNEDIKEALRRIIYKQNASYSKT